A window of Sutcliffiella cohnii contains these coding sequences:
- a CDS encoding VOC family protein, with protein MVEPENFDKAVQWYEEMLGWKCLDKVTSWVGRKAFMKLPRSGVVTIKSFEGEYDHFYPAKAEGNVKLGFATYNLDETLRYLEDKNVKFTEIKALPNGQRFCDIFAYENTKLTIAEESRGEDKTEYPPSGIVGFGTVNTIIYVTNPELSAEWYKKHLGFDIVEVDEEKGYAHLRTEDAYDRNVLDQCFWDNIWLLKTNEVVEKPNDNKARTYYDIRPEVFFKEYNKLIKNGVKPSEIAGDPINGWGGFHIYDPDHNRINVWSYTAN; from the coding sequence ATGGTGGAGCCTGAAAACTTTGACAAGGCAGTTCAATGGTATGAAGAGATGCTAGGGTGGAAGTGTTTAGATAAAGTAACTTCCTGGGTTGGAAGAAAAGCATTTATGAAATTACCACGATCTGGGGTTGTTACTATTAAGTCGTTTGAAGGAGAGTATGACCACTTTTATCCTGCGAAGGCGGAAGGAAACGTTAAGCTTGGATTTGCTACGTACAATCTGGACGAGACTTTACGGTATTTAGAGGATAAAAATGTGAAATTTACCGAAATTAAAGCGTTACCGAATGGGCAAAGGTTTTGTGATATTTTTGCCTATGAAAATACGAAACTAACCATTGCTGAGGAGTCTAGAGGAGAAGATAAAACAGAATACCCACCATCTGGCATTGTAGGGTTTGGAACAGTTAATACTATTATTTATGTAACAAATCCGGAACTATCAGCGGAGTGGTATAAAAAGCATCTAGGGTTTGACATTGTGGAGGTAGATGAGGAAAAGGGGTATGCACATCTACGAACAGAAGATGCATATGACAGAAACGTATTGGATCAATGTTTTTGGGACAATATTTGGCTACTAAAAACAAACGAAGTAGTAGAAAAACCGAATGACAATAAGGCAAGAACGTATTACGATATTCGACCAGAAGTTTTCTTTAAGGAATATAATAAATTAATTAAGAATGGTGTTAAACCTTCAGAAATTGCAGGTGATCCAATAAACGGTTGGGGCGGTTTCCATATTTACGATCCGGATCATAATCGTATTAATGTTTGGTCTTATACTGCAAATTAA
- the trhA gene encoding PAQR family membrane homeostasis protein TrhA gives MNIYVREPINTYTHLVGAVLSFIGLLAMVIKVASNNGSPLQLFTVILFGLSLIFLYSASTIYHLVQSNAKVIASLRRIDHSMIFILIAGTYTPFCLISLSGTTGWIMFTIIVGLAICGVLFKLVWFNCPRWLSTSIYIAMGWIIITVASPLASALGTKGMILLVTGGLIYTVGGIIYAVKPSFLSFKNWGFHEIFHLYILLGSFAHFLCVYFYVI, from the coding sequence TTGAATATCTATGTTAGAGAACCAATTAATACGTATACTCACTTAGTAGGTGCTGTTCTGTCGTTCATAGGATTACTTGCAATGGTCATTAAAGTAGCTAGTAATAACGGGTCGCCACTTCAACTTTTTACGGTCATTTTGTTCGGATTAAGTTTAATTTTTTTATATTCTGCTTCTACTATCTATCATCTTGTTCAAAGTAATGCGAAAGTCATTGCCAGTTTAAGGCGGATTGATCATTCGATGATTTTCATCCTAATTGCTGGAACGTACACACCCTTTTGTTTAATAAGTTTAAGTGGGACAACTGGATGGATCATGTTTACAATTATTGTTGGCCTAGCTATATGTGGTGTGTTATTTAAATTAGTTTGGTTTAACTGTCCAAGGTGGTTATCTACTAGCATTTATATAGCAATGGGATGGATTATTATAACGGTAGCAAGTCCTTTAGCTTCAGCCCTTGGTACAAAAGGAATGATTTTGTTAGTAACTGGCGGTCTTATTTATACAGTTGGAGGCATTATTTATGCGGTAAAACCAAGTTTCCTTTCCTTTAAAAATTGGGGCTTCCATGAAATTTTCCACCTATATATTTTGCTAGGCAGTTTCGCTCACTTTTTATGTGTTTATTTTTATGTTATTTAG
- a CDS encoding DUF1836 domain-containing protein, producing the protein MENIQAFLEELKLDNKIKLEDIPTIDLYMDQVIQLFDHSFSNGKEKTLTKTMINNYAKAKLFFSVQNKKYTKEHIILMSLIYQLKGTLSINDIKATLKGINEKTVEEAFDLEQFYSAYLGIVDQNVDRFKEDVSERVKEVSQVIGEDTKDSKLIHNTLLIASLSHISTLYKNAAEKLVREMEED; encoded by the coding sequence ATGGAAAATATACAAGCGTTTTTGGAAGAACTAAAGCTCGACAATAAAATTAAACTAGAAGACATCCCGACAATTGATCTTTATATGGATCAAGTTATCCAACTGTTCGATCATTCTTTTTCAAATGGAAAAGAAAAAACATTAACAAAAACGATGATCAATAACTACGCAAAAGCTAAACTTTTTTTCTCTGTACAAAATAAAAAATATACGAAAGAACATATCATTCTTATGAGCTTAATCTATCAGTTAAAAGGGACTTTATCGATCAATGATATTAAGGCTACATTAAAGGGAATAAATGAAAAAACGGTAGAAGAAGCGTTTGATCTTGAACAATTTTATTCTGCTTATTTAGGAATAGTTGACCAAAACGTCGACCGTTTTAAGGAAGACGTTTCAGAACGAGTGAAAGAAGTATCACAAGTTATTGGGGAAGATACGAAGGACTCAAAGCTTATCCATAACACTTTGCTAATTGCTTCCCTTTCACATATTAGTACGCTGTATAAAAATGCTGCGGAAAAATTAGTGAGAGAAATGGAAGAGGATTAG
- a CDS encoding MerR family transcriptional regulator: MHFTIQEFSLRTGLPPSKLRYYDKKGLLEPSTRLENGYRAYTPDQVHLAKLIDSLRQADIAIKDIKRYCDANELEKKTMLEQWKNDLDRRMEAIIAARKYVGGIKAENTHTLLLSKWEKGKNLVWQKFEAERIPHPFKQYFSIAKERFSGQVVSEFVYVRTEAITSNKIIGEIGFEVDTNFSTVDSENIRLERIPPSLFAVLENCRADDAFLCFSYIQVVIRYGFEPADNKLERYRNIAAESYDYFIPIVK, translated from the coding sequence ATGCATTTCACTATACAGGAATTTTCACTTCGAACAGGATTACCTCCTAGTAAGCTTCGATATTATGATAAAAAAGGGTTGTTAGAACCGTCTACTAGACTAGAAAATGGATATCGAGCGTACACACCGGACCAAGTTCATCTTGCTAAACTGATAGACTCGTTAAGGCAAGCTGATATAGCGATAAAAGACATAAAGCGATATTGTGATGCAAATGAGTTAGAAAAAAAGACAATGCTCGAACAGTGGAAAAATGACTTAGATAGAAGGATGGAAGCTATTATCGCGGCTCGTAAATATGTAGGTGGGATAAAAGCAGAAAACACCCACACGTTACTACTATCAAAGTGGGAAAAAGGGAAAAATCTTGTTTGGCAAAAGTTCGAGGCAGAACGAATACCACATCCATTCAAACAATATTTTAGTATAGCGAAAGAACGGTTTTCTGGACAAGTAGTTTCAGAGTTTGTTTATGTAAGAACAGAAGCGATTACTTCGAATAAAATAATCGGAGAAATTGGCTTTGAAGTAGACACCAACTTTTCTACAGTGGACAGTGAGAATATTCGACTTGAACGAATTCCACCTTCTTTATTTGCAGTGTTAGAAAATTGTCGAGCAGATGATGCTTTCCTATGTTTTTCTTATATTCAAGTTGTCATTCGCTATGGCTTCGAACCAGCGGATAATAAATTGGAAAGATACCGAAATATCGCAGCGGAAAGTTATGATTACTTCATTCCAATCGTAAAGTGA
- a CDS encoding endonuclease MutS2: MNHQTMEALGYYQILNEISQFARTNRGKETISLLRPSQNKKKIEHSLQEIKEAMNILSISGSVPIHSLDDIGHYVTQAKKGIALKVDQLTRIVSFLDHCQKLKQFMKDKEYAGPNVSIYAASIGNLSTIENEISRCLRNGQVDDYASSDLIYLRRQLANHYEKLKEKAQSLVKSGRISPYLQDTTVSERNGRYVLAVKKEYRKKIEGTVLDTSASGATLFMEPIQLSAIQEEIELVKLAEESEVERILYELTQLFIEHEQEIIIAVETMHHYDVLFAKAKYSQTIRAEIPIINEEFLIHLKEARHPMLGSNAVPLTIPFGDKERALVITGPNTGGKTVTLKTVGLLTLMAQAGLPIPAKKESEIAIFQHIFVDIGDGQSIEQNLSTFSSRLVNIIDILQTTNDASLVLIDELGSGTDPREGMALAIVILEQLYDKGATLFATTHYSEMKKFADEKEGFLNGSMEFDLNTLQPTYRLLLGKSGQSQAFDIAAKLGMHPTLIERAHEKAYQQFKDFHQNVDDEKLQTPNYQKQIIVNKYARTNLKKKPQEQALHSKVTLYNQGDNVILLATSETGIVYKGPNDHGDYIVQVKGEKRTINYKRIELKIAAKELYPPDYDFDIIFKSKEYRKTKKDMNRKYVEGISLEEEN, from the coding sequence TTGAACCATCAAACAATGGAAGCACTAGGTTATTATCAAATACTAAATGAAATATCACAATTCGCACGAACGAACAGAGGAAAAGAAACGATTTCATTATTAAGGCCATCTCAAAATAAGAAGAAAATAGAGCACTCTTTACAAGAAATTAAAGAAGCGATGAACATCCTTTCTATTAGTGGTAGCGTCCCTATTCATTCATTAGACGATATCGGTCATTACGTGACCCAAGCTAAAAAAGGTATCGCCTTAAAAGTGGATCAACTCACGAGAATTGTTTCGTTTCTAGACCATTGTCAAAAGCTGAAGCAATTTATGAAAGATAAGGAATATGCAGGTCCTAATGTGAGTATATATGCCGCATCTATCGGAAATTTATCAACAATAGAAAATGAAATAAGTCGCTGTCTACGGAATGGGCAGGTCGACGATTATGCTTCGAGCGATCTTATTTATTTACGTAGACAACTAGCAAACCATTACGAAAAGTTAAAAGAAAAGGCGCAATCATTAGTAAAGAGTGGTAGAATTTCACCTTACTTGCAAGATACAACAGTCTCCGAACGAAACGGTCGCTACGTCCTAGCAGTAAAAAAAGAATATCGGAAGAAGATAGAAGGAACTGTGCTTGATACGTCCGCTTCAGGAGCTACCCTTTTCATGGAACCAATACAATTAAGTGCCATTCAGGAAGAAATAGAATTAGTAAAGCTTGCAGAAGAATCAGAAGTAGAGCGTATCCTATACGAACTTACACAACTTTTCATTGAACACGAGCAAGAGATCATCATTGCCGTTGAAACAATGCATCATTATGACGTGCTTTTCGCAAAAGCGAAGTACAGTCAGACGATAAGAGCAGAAATTCCTATCATCAATGAAGAGTTCCTCATACATTTAAAAGAAGCGCGCCATCCCATGCTTGGAAGCAATGCTGTCCCTCTTACGATTCCGTTTGGTGATAAAGAACGAGCTCTTGTCATTACCGGACCGAACACCGGCGGTAAAACGGTTACGTTAAAAACAGTAGGGCTCTTAACGCTAATGGCGCAGGCTGGCCTTCCGATTCCTGCAAAAAAGGAGAGCGAGATTGCCATTTTCCAACATATCTTTGTCGATATTGGCGATGGTCAAAGTATAGAACAAAACTTAAGTACGTTTAGCTCGCGCTTAGTGAACATTATTGATATTTTGCAAACAACGAACGATGCGTCTCTCGTCTTAATTGATGAACTCGGCTCCGGCACAGATCCACGGGAAGGAATGGCACTCGCAATCGTTATTTTAGAACAGCTATATGATAAAGGGGCAACTTTATTTGCCACTACGCACTATAGTGAAATGAAGAAGTTCGCTGATGAAAAAGAAGGCTTTTTAAACGGTTCGATGGAGTTTGATTTGAATACATTACAGCCTACTTATCGATTATTACTCGGCAAAAGTGGTCAGAGTCAAGCGTTTGACATTGCAGCCAAATTAGGAATGCATCCAACACTAATCGAACGTGCGCATGAAAAGGCATATCAACAATTTAAAGATTTTCATCAAAATGTAGACGATGAGAAACTGCAAACGCCGAACTATCAGAAGCAAATCATTGTAAATAAATATGCTCGAACGAATTTGAAGAAAAAACCTCAGGAGCAAGCATTACATTCCAAGGTTACGTTATATAATCAAGGCGATAACGTCATCCTACTTGCAACTAGTGAAACAGGGATCGTTTACAAAGGACCAAATGATCATGGCGATTACATCGTTCAAGTAAAAGGAGAAAAAAGAACGATTAATTACAAACGAATCGAATTAAAAATCGCAGCAAAAGAGCTTTATCCACCCGACTATGATTTTGACATCATTTTCAAAAGTAAAGAATACCGAAAAACGAAAAAAGACATGAACCGGAAATATGTAGAAGGCATCTCGTTAGAAGAGGAGAATTAG